The genome window CGCTATCCAAGCTCGAGCCCGGGCTTTATACTTGTCAAGTCAACGTGGTCGACGACGCCGCGGGCACTTTTCTCTTCCCACGCATGGCATTGCTTGTGCGCAAGCCTGACGCGGGAAATTTGGCAACCACCGGCACCGGCCAGTGATCTAATTTGTTTCGGCCGCAAAGCGCCTTCCGCTTCAGAATCTTGAAACCCGGCATCGTTGCGGCGCGCTGTAGGGATCGGAACTGGTTCAATTCCAGACCGACTGGCGTCCACTGGCGGGCTTTGCGAACCAGAACCGTTATCAGCGAATGGCTTGCAAATCCTCTGCTCTCATGCGCAGATTGGGCCCAGGGCACTTGATAGTATTTATTAAGGAGAAACACGCACGTTGTCTCGGAACTCCGTAGCCTTACCCAACGTCGCAACCCCTCGCCTAGAAGTTAAGGTTCTTCCCAAACCAACTCCCGTCAAGACCTGGGCTTGGGTCGCGGTCGTAGTCCTGTTTGCCATTGTCTATCTGCCTTCAACAGTGAGTCCGTCTCTGCAAGACGACGCTGATTCCACTCACGCTGAGGCTGCGCGCGAGATGTTCGTCAGCGGCGATTATGTAACTCTCCACGTGAATGGCGTGCGCTACCTGGAAAAAGCGCCGCTCATGTACTGGATGATCGCCATCAGTTACCACCTGTTTGGAGTCAATGAGTTCGCCACTCGCCTGCCAATCGCTCTCGCCATTTTCGGACTGGCAGTGTTGGCGATGCGTTGGGGGAGAAGAGCTTTTGGAACCCGGGCGGGGATTTATGCGGGCCTCTTTGTCTGTACTACGGCGGGCTACTACCTCTTCACGCGCATTCTCATACCCGAAGCCATTTTGAGCCTGCTGGTCGCCTGTTCCCTGTATTGCTTTCTAACCGCCCTGGAATATGAAAGCCGTCCCTGGCGCTGGTATGCGGGCTACACATGTCTCGCCCTGGCAGTTCTGACCAAGGGACTCGTGGCTCTGGTGGTTGTGGGCCTGGCGGCGCTCGCCTACCTGATTGTCAGCGGTGACTGGCGACGCTGGCGTGAATTTCATCTTCCTACCGGTTTGCTGCTCTTTTTTGCTATCGCCGCTCCCTGGCACATCCTGGCTGGCTTACGCAATCAGAATTTCTTCTGGTTCTACTTTGTCAACGAGCACGTGCTGCGCTTCCTCGGACGGCGTTATCCGAAGGATTACAATCGCCTGCCCGCAGCTCTTTTCTGGGGGCTTCACCTGATCTGGCTGTTCCCCTGGAGCGCGTACTTGCCAGTCGCCCTGCGCAATTTACGTGGCGATCTGGCCTCCGTAAAGCAGCTTCGCTGGGACGATAATCCTCGCGCCGGCTTCCGCGC of Terriglobales bacterium contains these proteins:
- a CDS encoding glycosyltransferase family 39 protein, yielding MSRNSVALPNVATPRLEVKVLPKPTPVKTWAWVAVVVLFAIVYLPSTVSPSLQDDADSTHAEAAREMFVSGDYVTLHVNGVRYLEKAPLMYWMIAISYHLFGVNEFATRLPIALAIFGLAVLAMRWGRRAFGTRAGIYAGLFVCTTAGYYLFTRILIPEAILSLLVACSLYCFLTALEYESRPWRWYAGYTCLALAVLTKGLVALVVVGLAALAYLIVSGDWRRWREFHLPTGLLLFFAIAAPWHILAGLRNQNFFWFYFVNEHVLRFLGRRYPKDYNRLPAALFWGLHLIWLFPWSAYLPVALRNLRGDLASVKQLRWDDNPRAGFRARTKLMCWLWAGVVLTFFAISTNQEYYTFPAYLPLLLLLAGAIAHDEQSQNSRWLVPTTAVAAVLSLVAGGMLIAGLWASRNLPFEPDIGTLLAHHDLSSDTLSMAHMLDLTGKSFAALRLPATLAALALILGPSLALWLRLRRRNFAGTWVTACAMGLFLLAAHIALLRFEPFLGSKNLAQQIAPKATPDDRVMIYGDQAFGSSLLFYLKRPIELVNGRTTSMWFGSTYPDAPKIFRTDADLLQAWNSSTRVFLFVPSHQHARVDSLISSSKYVIGESSGKVVYSNRP